TGGACAGAGGAGGCGGAGCAGGCGCTGTAGGACCTCAAGCATCATCTGCAGACGTCCGCCATCCTCATGGCACCACTGCCAGGCGAGAACCGGATACTCTACATtaccgcgactactcacgtgATCAACACAACCATTATGGTGGAGCGCTCCGAGGAGGGCCACGCATTCGGTGTGCAGAGGCCGGTGTATTTTGTCAGTGAATTACTTACTGAATCAAAGGTTCATGACCCATCGATCCAGAAACTTTTCTATGCAATACTCATCACATCCAAgaagctccgccactacttcTACGAGTAGAAGATCTCAGTTGTCACtgacttcccattggcggatattctccacaatcgggatgccaccggttgcatctccaagtgggcagtggaactggaaGCTCTCTCCATCGATTTCAAGCCACGTACCACCATCAAGTCgcaagcactagtcgatttcatggcagaATGGCGGGAAAACCAGATTCCAACTTCAGTCTACAAGTCAAAGCATTGGACGATGTACCTTGACGGTTCCCTCAAGCTCAACGGCGATGGTGCTGGATTGCTCTTCATATCTCCAAAGGGCGAGCAACTCAAGTACGTTCTTCAGATCCTTTGGAAGGTGTCCAACAATGAAGCCTAGTACGAGGCATTATTACACGGGCTCCGTCTGGTGATCTCCCTcagcatcaagcgactacttgtccCTCGGCATTATTGGttgtccaacaagtcaacaagctATGGGATTGCAACAAAGAAGCCATGGACGCATACGTCCAGGAAGTGCGGAAGCTGGAGAACAAGTTCTCAGGGCTGGAGATTCATCATGTAATCCATGACCACAACATTAGGGTAGGTgtactatccaagctgggatcaactCGTGCTCAAGTTCCAGCAGGTGTATTCATTCAAGAGCTAAAGCACCCTTCAATCAAGTCTCCAGCACAAGTAACCACTGATCCAGAGCTGCAAGGGCTAGATCAGGAGGTCATGATGCTTGGAGAAGACTGGAGGAAACCTATATCGACTTCACCAAAGACCAAAGACTACCCGCAGGCGTTGACAAGAAGAGTGCAGTAGTTGCTCGCATCATGCGGCGGAGCAAGGGGTTCGTTCTGGTTGGCGACAAGTTATACAAGCATCGCGCATGTTCTGGCgtcctcatgaagtgtgtcacagGAGAAGATGGTTATGGCATCCTTTGTGAGATTCACGATGGGTCTTGTGGCAATCATGCCGCTTCAAAGACTTTAGTCGGGAAGGCATACAAAGCAGGTTTCTGCTGGCCTACGGCTGTGTCAGATGCTGAAGATTTGGTTCGCAGATGCTCCAATTGTcagttcttcggcaaacagTCACACGCCTCGGCTCATAATCTCATCACCACACCACCATCCTGACCGTTTGCATGTTGGAGCCTGGATATGATAGGGCCTTTAACAACAGCGCTAGGGAGTTTCACACAtatgttggtggccatcgacaagtttacaaaatagattgagtacaagccaatcaccAAGCTCACGCTTGATAGTGCAGTCGACTTCCTCTACGACATCTTGCATCGGTTCGACTTCCCTAACACTATGATCACCGACTTGGGCTCAAATTTCACAGCAAATCAGTTCtgagagttctgtgaaaatgcggcCATAGAAGTCAAGTATGTATCAGTCACACATACAAGAGCAAACGGCCAAGTTGAGAGGGCCAATGGCATGATTCTTGAtggcttgaagaaaagactctatgatgagaacagTAAAAAAGGTGGCAAGTGGATAATAGAGCTTCCGCATGTTGTCTGGGGGCTTTGGattcagccgtccaaagccacaaggCATACACTTTTCTTTCTCGTCTATGGGTTAGAAGCAATCCTCCCTACAGACATCATGTGCAAATCTCCAAGAGTGAAGATGTATGATGAAGGCGAGGCATATAAAGCAAGGCCGCTAGAGCTGGATTCAGTCGAAGAAGCCAGGTGCAATGGTCTAGTCTAGTCTGCTCGTTATCTCCAAGGAGTTAGACgctatcatgatcgcaacatccaGGAGAGGTCATTTAGTATCGGGCGATGTAGTTCTccgtcgcatccaagatgagacagggctccacaagctcaactcaTGATGGGAAGAGCCTTTCATCGTTACACAAGTTACAAGGctagggtcgtatcgactacaataccctgatggtcaggaggtaccgaactcctggaacataaAGCACCTGCGAAAGTTCTATCCTTAGTACAATTTGCACACAATTTGTCAGCTGCATGATAGCATATTATTAATAAATAGTTGTTATTCCAATATGACTACTTTTCATTAGCTAACTTGTACAATTTGGAGGCTCCAAGCCACAAATTTGCTGCAAAGTCTAAAAAGGATGCTCGGGGGCAGTGCCACGAGTACTTCCTATATGACTTCAACTAGTCCATGAGGCTAAAACACGAGTACTACTTGTGTATAAAACCTATTCCAGAACACGCTTTACCTACTTGTCTCATGAAGATAGTAGCTATGAAAGCAACCTCTGAAGGGGTCACCAAGCCCATACTACCGGTTAGGCTATAAGTACTCGCCATGAGCAGCCAATGCCAAACAATTGAAGAGGTTTGAACCTACAATTCCAAACAAGTTGGAGCACCGCATGATCGGACGTTATATGACTCGTTTCAAAAATTCGTCTGAGGAACTGAGCATCGAATGATAAGTTATCAACTACGTCCAAAGTCGATGCACTTGGAGTAGTGTAACCAAAG
The sequence above is drawn from the Panicum hallii strain FIL2 chromosome 7, PHallii_v3.1, whole genome shotgun sequence genome and encodes:
- the LOC112900633 gene encoding uncharacterized protein LOC112900633, with amino-acid sequence MDAYVQEVRKLENKFSGLEIHHVIHDHNIRVGVLSKLGSTRAQVPAGVFIQELKHPSIKSPAQVTTDPELQGLDQEVMMLGEDWRKPISTSPKTKDYPQALTRRVQ